One window from the genome of Pseudanabaena yagii GIHE-NHR1 encodes:
- a CDS encoding NAD(P)/FAD-dependent oxidoreductase: MSLSTQNESAPHHVVIIGGGFGGLYAAQKLGKSKVPVKVTLIDKRNFHLFQPLLYQVATGSLSPADIASPLRAVLAENKNTSVVMGEVLDIDPQAQVVKLKNHLDISYDSLIVATGVSHHYFGNDQWSEQAPGLKTIEDAINMRRRILSAFEAAEKTHDPKFKEALMNFVVIGGGPTGVELAGTLAELAHRTLSDEFTNIDTKKARIILIEGTDRVLPPYHAELSEAAKQSLLKLGVEVKTSAMVTNIENNVVTFKLGEQVEQIQAQTILWAAGVKASPMGKVLGDRLNAELDRVGRVVVQPDMSIANYPNVYVIGDLANYPHQGDRPLPGVAPVAMQQGEYVAHHIEAKVQEKEPTKFKYWDFGSLAVIGRHEAVVDFKFIRLKGWLAWFIWTFVHVYYLIEFDNKLLVMVQWGWNYFTHRRGARIITGRYLQVLEEMEGIRAGGLSLETREPAEVA; the protein is encoded by the coding sequence ATGTCTCTAAGTACTCAAAATGAAAGCGCACCCCATCATGTTGTTATTATTGGCGGCGGCTTTGGGGGACTATATGCCGCCCAAAAGCTAGGTAAATCAAAGGTTCCTGTTAAAGTCACCCTCATCGACAAACGTAACTTTCACCTCTTCCAGCCCCTACTTTATCAAGTCGCCACAGGTAGCCTCTCCCCCGCCGATATCGCCTCACCATTGCGGGCAGTCCTCGCCGAAAACAAAAATACCAGCGTCGTCATGGGCGAAGTGCTAGATATCGATCCTCAAGCGCAGGTAGTTAAATTAAAAAATCACTTAGACATAAGCTATGACTCGCTGATCGTGGCAACAGGAGTTAGTCACCATTACTTTGGTAACGATCAATGGTCAGAGCAAGCTCCTGGATTAAAAACCATTGAAGATGCGATTAATATGCGTCGTCGCATCCTGAGTGCGTTTGAAGCTGCCGAAAAGACCCATGATCCTAAGTTTAAAGAAGCATTGATGAACTTCGTGGTCATCGGTGGAGGTCCAACTGGCGTGGAACTCGCAGGAACCTTAGCCGAACTAGCCCATCGCACCCTCAGTGATGAATTCACCAATATTGACACAAAAAAAGCGCGAATCATCTTGATTGAAGGAACCGATCGCGTATTGCCTCCATACCATGCGGAACTCTCTGAGGCGGCGAAACAATCTCTGCTGAAGTTAGGCGTGGAAGTTAAAACTAGCGCGATGGTGACGAATATTGAAAATAATGTCGTTACCTTTAAATTGGGTGAGCAAGTTGAGCAAATCCAAGCCCAAACCATTCTCTGGGCGGCGGGTGTCAAGGCTTCACCGATGGGGAAAGTATTAGGCGATCGCCTGAATGCTGAACTAGATCGCGTTGGTCGTGTAGTTGTCCAGCCTGATATGTCGATCGCCAATTATCCTAATGTCTATGTGATTGGTGACTTAGCGAACTATCCCCATCAAGGCGATCGCCCACTTCCAGGGGTTGCGCCTGTGGCGATGCAGCAGGGTGAATATGTCGCGCATCATATTGAGGCGAAGGTACAAGAAAAGGAACCTACAAAATTCAAGTATTGGGATTTTGGTAGCCTAGCTGTAATTGGTCGCCATGAGGCGGTTGTGGACTTTAAGTTTATCCGTCTAAAGGGTTGGTTAGCGTGGTTTATTTGGACATTTGTGCATGTTTATTATCTGATTGAATTTGATAATAAGCTTCTTGTAATGGTTCAATGGGGATGGAACTACTTTACCCATCGTCGTGGCGCGAGAATTATTACTGGTCGATACTTACAGGTATTAGAGGAAATGGAAGGAATCCGTGCAGGTGGTCTTTCCTTGGAAACAAGGGAACCAGCAGAGGTTGCCTAA
- a CDS encoding TROVE domain-containing protein, which produces MSYKFLFQKPKGTPQTQAIAGREAEMIQGRSGGFAFDAGIWRMLRRCLLIGTAQSAYYASKHELSADFIDTVQKCVAEDADRVASEILYASDGRAVNNSAPILALVLLSMGDSQAAKRNFMEIFPQVVRTGSHFYEWINYTKSMRGFGKVIRESGKTWLSNPDTKALAYQLLKYQQRQGFSHRDALRLFHVKPETDDQQALYQWVVKGWDELPSKIPSDALAQIWWYEWLKRHPDKTHEAIAKGKLTHEMAAPIGQMDVRAWQLLFNEMPIGALLRNLGSLTEIGVLTAKNKDNLKHVANVLNNRDRLKKGRIHPIDVLKALKTYQSGGALGRSQKTWEPIPRIVDILETALEMSFDAISPTGATFLHAIDVSGSMSYYTVSSIGLTCCEIAATMALATVKAETNYAIRGFATDFRDLGITKKDSFTSAMQKASNQNFGGTDASVAYDWAIKNKFYADVFCFWTDSESWAGRRHPSEALAEYRRKVNANAKAIYVTLAPYKLSLVDPKDPNSWDMGGFDPAMPRAIQMVAMGEV; this is translated from the coding sequence ATGTCTTATAAATTTTTATTCCAGAAACCCAAAGGTACTCCTCAAACTCAAGCGATTGCAGGTCGTGAAGCTGAAATGATCCAAGGGCGATCGGGTGGCTTTGCCTTTGATGCGGGGATCTGGCGCATGTTGCGTCGTTGCTTGCTGATTGGTACGGCTCAAAGCGCCTACTACGCTAGCAAGCACGAACTGTCCGCCGATTTCATCGATACGGTACAGAAATGTGTCGCCGAAGATGCCGATCGCGTGGCTAGCGAAATTCTCTATGCTAGCGATGGTCGGGCGGTGAATAACAGCGCTCCGATTCTGGCTCTAGTTTTGCTATCGATGGGTGACAGCCAAGCAGCGAAACGGAACTTCATGGAAATCTTTCCGCAAGTTGTCCGCACGGGTAGCCACTTCTATGAATGGATAAACTACACCAAGTCCATGCGTGGCTTCGGTAAAGTCATTCGTGAAAGCGGTAAGACATGGCTCTCCAATCCCGACACCAAGGCGCTCGCCTATCAATTGCTGAAGTACCAACAACGGCAAGGCTTCTCGCACCGTGATGCGTTGCGTTTGTTTCACGTCAAGCCTGAAACTGACGATCAACAAGCGCTCTATCAGTGGGTGGTCAAGGGTTGGGATGAACTTCCTTCAAAAATTCCATCGGACGCGCTGGCGCAAATCTGGTGGTATGAATGGCTAAAGCGTCACCCTGACAAGACCCATGAAGCGATCGCGAAGGGTAAACTCACCCATGAAATGGCGGCTCCCATCGGACAGATGGATGTGCGTGCATGGCAGTTGCTCTTTAACGAAATGCCTATCGGTGCATTGTTGCGGAACCTTGGCTCCTTGACCGAAATTGGTGTCTTGACTGCGAAAAACAAGGATAACTTGAAGCATGTTGCCAATGTGTTGAACAATCGCGATCGCCTGAAGAAGGGACGCATTCACCCCATTGATGTTTTGAAAGCTCTCAAGACCTATCAATCGGGTGGTGCGCTCGGACGTAGCCAAAAGACTTGGGAACCAATTCCTCGCATTGTCGATATTCTGGAAACTGCTCTGGAAATGTCCTTCGATGCGATCTCGCCTACGGGTGCGACTTTCCTCCATGCGATCGATGTGTCGGGTTCGATGTCTTACTACACCGTTAGTTCTATTGGTCTGACCTGCTGCGAAATTGCGGCAACGATGGCTTTGGCAACGGTGAAGGCGGAAACCAACTATGCGATCCGTGGATTTGCGACCGACTTCCGCGATTTAGGAATCACTAAAAAGGATTCCTTCACATCGGCAATGCAAAAGGCATCGAACCAAAACTTCGGTGGTACGGATGCATCGGTGGCCTACGATTGGGCGATTAAGAATAAGTTCTATGCGGATGTGTTCTGCTTCTGGACTGATTCCGAATCTTGGGCAGGTCGTCGTCATCCTAGTGAAGCCTTGGCTGAATATCGCCGCAAGGTGAATGCTAATGCGAAGGCAATCTATGTGACCTTGGCTCCCTATAAGCTTTCGCTAGTCGATCCTAAAGATCCTAATTCTTGGGATATGGGCGGTTTCGATCCCGCAATGCCCCGTGCGATCCAAATGGTAGCAATGGGTGAAGTCTAA